A genome region from Candidatus Nealsonbacteria bacterium includes the following:
- a CDS encoding glycosyltransferase family 1 protein has translation MKILFLYDFPLWGSGSGTYVRHLIKELEKLNHKIGIIAPEERRFLADKIKQYRATPPQVPVFVDHPELKGAKRYSELSEREMTEIYKSYLDTTLEAVSNFRPDLIHVHHLSLTSWVARYISALKKVKYIITSHGSCLYGLLSDKRYLPLSEDAVRQAKAITVVSGDSRSKFLKIFGRSYKKNLHVIPGGVDISLFPLKLDTSAMDKKYKIKDKKVVLFTGRLISHKGARYLVNAAKDIKGEIFLLGEGPEKQYLLDLTAKKQLKNVHLIGYLSGQDLINFYYRADVFVAPSVWDEPLGLTILEAMAAKTPVVATRKGGIPLLVKQGVNGFFVRPHNSKQIAGACNKLLENDELRKKMGEAAKKIVEEKFAWKKIAFKFHRLYRKIGSNNKRIK, from the coding sequence ATGAAAATACTTTTCCTTTATGATTTTCCTTTGTGGGGATCAGGCTCTGGAACTTATGTCCGACATTTAATTAAAGAATTAGAAAAATTAAACCACAAAATAGGAATTATTGCCCCCGAGGAGAGGCGATTTTTGGCAGATAAAATAAAACAATATCGGGCTACTCCGCCCCAAGTCCCGGTATTCGTAGATCACCCGGAATTAAAGGGAGCTAAAAGATATTCAGAACTAAGCGAGAGAGAAATGACTGAAATTTACAAATCCTACTTAGATACAACCCTGGAAGCGGTATCTAACTTTCGGCCAGACCTAATTCATGTTCACCACCTTTCTTTAACTAGTTGGGTAGCAAGATATATCAGCGCTTTAAAAAAAGTTAAATACATTATCACTTCCCATGGAAGCTGCCTCTACGGCCTGCTTTCCGATAAAAGATATCTTCCATTGTCTGAAGATGCAGTAAGGCAAGCCAAAGCAATTACAGTTGTCAGTGGAGACTCAAGAAGTAAATTCCTAAAAATATTTGGCCGGAGTTATAAAAAAAATCTTCACGTTATTCCCGGCGGAGTTGATATAAGTCTTTTTCCCCTAAAGTTAGACACCTCAGCTATGGATAAAAAATATAAAATTAAGGATAAAAAGGTTGTGCTTTTTACCGGCAGGCTTATTTCTCATAAGGGAGCGCGCTACCTAGTTAATGCTGCAAAAGATATTAAGGGTGAAATATTTTTATTAGGGGAAGGGCCAGAAAAACAATATCTTTTAGACCTTACCGCCAAAAAACAATTAAAAAACGTTCATCTTATAGGATATTTAAGCGGTCAAGACTTAATTAATTTTTATTATCGAGCTGATGTTTTTGTGGCTCCATCTGTTTGGGACGAACCTCTGGGCCTAACAATTTTAGAGGCAATGGCCGCCAAAACTCCAGTAGTAGCTACCAGAAAAGGAGGTATTCCCCTTTTAGTTAAACAAGGCGTTAATGGTTTTTTTGTCAGACCCCATAATTCAAAACAAATTGCCGGAGCCTGTAATAAACTTTTAGAAAACGATGAGCTAAGAAAGAAAATGGGGGAAGCAGCCAAGAAAATAGTTGAAGAAAAATTTGCCTGGAAGAAAATAGCTTTTAAATTTCATCGCCTTTACCGAAAAATAGGTAGCAATAATAAAAGAATAAAATAA
- a CDS encoding glycosyltransferase family 4 protein produces the protein MKPKKLKIAQLSTPFINVPPKTYGGTELVVYNLTKELVRRGHKVTLFATKNSKTSANLEYAFKKALGLGMMKNLLSGLAQKLSWAHALPSLYHAVLPFEKASQFDIIHNHFHYYGLFFSSLIKTPVLTTYHGDFATAERSRIEKLILEKYKKNFWTAISKSQKNQVKTKLNFLKVIYHGVPIENFPFSQEHQNYLAWLGRITKKKGLLEAIKVAKKTKNKLVIAGTVNPRDREYFRKEIKPKIDNKLIFFIGPVNYQKKVKLLKNAKALLYPISWEEPFGLVMIEALACGCPVIAFNQGSVPEIVKNNETGFIVKNTLEMAGAIKDIDKINRKKCRERVEKNFTIEKMVDGYEKVYQEILSR, from the coding sequence ATGAAACCAAAAAAACTCAAAATCGCCCAACTCTCTACCCCTTTTATTAATGTGCCACCGAAAACTTATGGTGGAACAGAATTGGTAGTTTATAATCTCACTAAAGAATTAGTTCGAAGGGGACATAAAGTAACTTTATTTGCCACTAAGAATTCGAAAACTTCGGCTAATTTAGAATATGCTTTTAAGAAAGCTTTGGGCCTTGGGATGATGAAAAATCTGCTTTCTGGATTAGCACAAAAACTTTCTTGGGCCCATGCTCTCCCCTCTCTTTATCATGCTGTTTTGCCTTTTGAGAAAGCTAGTCAATTTGATATTATTCATAATCACTTTCATTACTATGGGCTGTTCTTTTCGTCTTTAATAAAAACTCCCGTTCTTACTACTTATCACGGGGATTTCGCTACAGCCGAACGAAGTCGAATAGAGAAATTAATTTTAGAAAAATATAAGAAAAATTTTTGGACAGCCATTTCTAAAAGCCAGAAAAATCAGGTTAAAACAAAATTAAACTTTTTGAAAGTTATCTATCACGGGGTGCCAATAGAAAATTTTCCTTTCTCTCAAGAGCATCAAAATTATTTAGCCTGGCTAGGAAGAATTACAAAGAAAAAAGGACTATTGGAAGCAATTAAAGTGGCTAAAAAAACAAAAAACAAATTAGTTATTGCCGGCACCGTTAATCCCAGAGACCGAGAGTATTTTAGAAAAGAAATAAAACCTAAAATCGATAATAAATTAATATTCTTTATTGGGCCGGTTAACTACCAAAAGAAAGTTAAACTCTTAAAAAATGCCAAAGCCTTGCTTTACCCTATTTCCTGGGAAGAGCCTTTTGGGCTGGTAATGATAGAGGCTTTGGCTTGCGGTTGTCCGGTGATTGCTTTTAACCAAGGGAGTGTTCCCGAAATAGTGAAAAATAATGAGACAGGATTTATTGTTAAAAATACATTGGAAATGGCCGGGGCAATTAAAGATATAGATAAAATTAACAGAAAAAAGTGCAGAGAACGAGTTGAAAAAAATTTTACTATTGAGAAAATGGTTGATGGCTACGAAAAAGTCTATCAAGAAATCTTAAGTAGATAA
- a CDS encoding mechanosensitive ion channel family protein: MNLPAFLTQQNILQNLMPWFLSHGLKIILILIGAWLINRFARMFISKLAKKFVGRTYKIRDGQAQEKRAKTLESVLGSALSVLIWLMTGLMIISEFGVNIGPLLAIAGVAGIAFGFGGQYLIRDLISGFFIILEDQYRVGDVACVADTCGLVEDINLRRTILRDLDGVVHYIPNGEITKASNLSKQFSRVNLNIGVSYSSDLEKVIRVVNKVGQEMAKDPKWAKDILKPPQFLRVDDFADSAITIKILGDTKPLRQWDVTGELRKRLKIAFDKAGIEIPFPQRVIHKAKD; encoded by the coding sequence ATGAATTTACCTGCCTTTCTTACCCAGCAGAACATTCTTCAAAATTTGATGCCTTGGTTTTTATCCCACGGTTTGAAAATAATTTTAATTTTAATTGGGGCTTGGTTAATTAACCGATTTGCCAGAATGTTCATTTCCAAGTTAGCGAAAAAATTTGTTGGGCGGACTTATAAAATCAGGGACGGACAGGCCCAAGAAAAAAGAGCAAAAACCTTAGAAAGTGTTTTGGGTTCTGCCCTAAGCGTTTTAATCTGGTTAATGACAGGCCTAATGATTATTTCTGAGTTTGGCGTAAATATTGGGCCACTCCTGGCAATAGCTGGAGTAGCTGGCATAGCTTTTGGTTTTGGCGGCCAATATTTAATTCGAGATTTAATTTCCGGATTCTTCATTATTTTAGAGGATCAATATCGAGTAGGGGATGTGGCCTGTGTGGCAGATACCTGCGGCTTAGTGGAAGATATAAATTTAAGAAGAACAATTTTGCGAGACTTGGACGGAGTAGTTCACTATATTCCCAATGGAGAAATTACCAAGGCCTCTAATCTAAGCAAACAATTTTCCCGAGTTAATCTAAATATCGGGGTAAGCTATAGCTCAGACCTTGAGAAAGTGATTAGAGTGGTCAATAAAGTCGGTCAAGAGATGGCCAAAGACCCAAAATGGGCAAAAGATATTCTAAAGCCGCCTCAGTTCCTGAGAGTAGATGATTTCGCAGATTCTGCCATTACTATTAAGATTTTGGGCGATACCAAACCCTTAAGACAATGGGACGTGACCGGCGAGCTTCGCAAAAGATTAAAAATCGCTTTTGATAAAGCAGGAATCGAAATTCCATTTCCTCAAAGAGTCATTCATAAGGCCAAAGACTAA
- a CDS encoding glycosyltransferase family 4 protein — translation MKILIVAPLKRKVGPEITAARPRVIFDLSLGLIKAGHMVSILGTKNSFVSGAKIIPIIPKAFGELKSFENPFYAETGFLVKQAKILEKIGNQFDIIHNHSYPEFINLLVIDKLKVPVLTTIHAQMTPQLDEVLSQFNDLKNCYFISISYAHKKLAEKTKIWKVIHNGVDTNLYRFSLKKDDYLLWIGRLSKAKDKRGNFLDPKGVRWAIKLAKKTNSRLLLSGNVEDPEFFKKDIKPYLNNKIKWIGPISSEQPLSKKEVVKLMQKAKTFLMTVNWYEPFGLVVAESMSCGTPVIGFDRGAVSELVANGKTGFVVKPKEGIEGLKKALNKIDEINPRDCRKHIEKNFSLKKMVENYEKAYKEIRSKT, via the coding sequence ATGAAAATTCTTATTGTTGCCCCCTTAAAAAGGAAAGTTGGACCCGAAATCACAGCCGCAAGACCAAGGGTTATTTTTGATTTAAGTTTAGGACTTATTAAGGCTGGGCATATGGTTTCAATTTTGGGGACAAAAAACAGCTTTGTTTCAGGAGCAAAAATTATTCCAATAATTCCCAAGGCTTTTGGCGAGCTGAAATCTTTTGAAAATCCTTTTTATGCTGAAACTGGTTTTTTAGTAAAGCAGGCTAAAATTTTGGAGAAAATCGGTAATCAATTCGATATTATCCATAACCACAGCTATCCTGAATTTATAAACCTCTTGGTGATAGACAAATTAAAAGTACCCGTTTTAACCACTATTCATGCCCAAATGACTCCCCAGTTAGATGAAGTTCTGTCTCAATTTAATGACTTAAAAAACTGTTATTTTATTTCTATTTCTTATGCCCATAAAAAATTAGCCGAAAAGACTAAAATATGGAAAGTCATTCATAATGGAGTAGATACAAATCTCTATCGTTTCTCTCTAAAAAAAGATGATTATCTTTTATGGATCGGAAGATTAAGTAAAGCTAAAGACAAAAGAGGAAATTTCTTAGACCCAAAAGGAGTAAGATGGGCGATTAAATTGGCTAAAAAAACTAATTCAAGGCTTTTGCTATCTGGCAACGTTGAAGACCCAGAATTTTTTAAAAAAGATATTAAACCCTATTTGAACAATAAAATTAAATGGATAGGCCCCATCTCTTCTGAACAGCCCCTAAGCAAAAAGGAGGTTGTGAAATTAATGCAAAAAGCAAAAACATTTTTAATGACAGTCAACTGGTATGAACCCTTTGGTTTGGTGGTGGCAGAAAGTATGAGTTGTGGAACACCAGTTATTGGTTTTGATAGGGGCGCAGTATCTGAACTGGTAGCTAATGGAAAAACCGGTTTTGTGGTCAAACCAAAAGAAGGTATTGAGGGGTTGAAAAAAGCTTTAAACAAAATTGATGAAATAAATCCTCGAGATTGCCGAAAGCATATTGAAAAAAACTTTAGCTTAAAAAAAATGGTGGAAAATTATGAAAAAGCTTATAAAGAAATTAGAAGTAAAACATGA
- a CDS encoding mechanosensitive ion channel — translation MIFQNIDLQNILQSLIVWLSSHGIKIILILIAAYFVNRVLRVFIEKAIKRAITDKLDGAGKKRAETLIGVFGGTLKFIIWAVALLTILPEFGINIAPILAGVGLMGLAVGMASKDIISDFISGLFILLENQYQIGDKVKIAGVEGVIEEITLRRTILKDSEGVLHYIPNSQIKGVAKKLKKT, via the coding sequence ATGATCTTCCAAAACATCGATCTTCAAAACATTCTTCAAAGTTTAATTGTCTGGCTTTCATCCCATGGTATAAAAATCATTTTAATCTTAATTGCCGCTTATTTTGTTAATCGGGTCTTGAGAGTTTTCATTGAAAAAGCAATTAAAAGAGCAATTACAGATAAACTGGACGGAGCTGGAAAAAAAAGAGCGGAAACCTTAATTGGTGTTTTTGGCGGAACTTTAAAATTTATAATTTGGGCGGTAGCCCTTTTGACGATTCTTCCTGAATTTGGAATAAATATTGCTCCGATATTAGCTGGTGTTGGTCTAATGGGATTAGCCGTGGGTATGGCATCCAAAGATATAATTTCAGATTTTATATCTGGCCTTTTTATTCTTTTAGAAAATCAATACCAGATTGGGGACAAAGTTAAAATTGCCGGAGTGGAAGGAGTCATTGAAGAAATAACTTTAAGAAGAACCATTCTAAAAGATTCAGAAGGCGTTTTGCATTATATTCCCAACAGTCAAATAAAAGGAGTAGCCAAAAAATTAAAAAAGACTTAA